In a single window of the Flavobacterium sp. W4I14 genome:
- a CDS encoding hypothetical protein (product_source=Hypo-rule applied; pfam=PF12771; superfamily=48452), producing the protein MKNLIRIIAIAIWIPVISSCNKGFDKLNINPNNPTELDAAFLFTSAQFGTHGATMETEPTIVQQFVNPFSGITSAFNFNQLNQTYTSQNWNAEYTGTNSGATSSSGPVQLLVQILSQLKGNAARTNLYNEARIWKAYQFMMLVDSYGNVPYSEAGQAYLSNVLTPKYDNQAAIYTDLIKEVTEATAALDPAKDIVKADVFYGGNIAQWKRLGYSLLLRLGMRYSKLDPVKAQAIVQAAVTGGVMTSNADNCYLKYNTTYVNPVSQTITAIANTYYLAAPFVDQLKNSGDPRLKFISGKYANPLAAPTSVPDTVSANQFGLPVGYSSATLSTAPGFRGANGSGFNYSQVNYSIFGSLTAPQFFITHAQTQLLLAEAAFRGWVPGGSTPDVYYANGIRAAMDQWTTYNAAAIIPLATQNAFINHPVNAYTAANALNLINTQYWVASWGNGTEAFANFRRSGFPALSPNTIAGQNITGGFVRRFVYPTLELSANATNYQAAVADNGGPDNMDTRVFWDK; encoded by the coding sequence ATGAAGAATTTAATCAGAATTATAGCCATCGCAATTTGGATTCCAGTAATTTCCAGTTGCAACAAAGGGTTTGATAAATTGAATATTAATCCAAATAATCCAACAGAACTCGATGCGGCATTCTTGTTTACGAGTGCGCAATTTGGAACACATGGAGCGACGATGGAAACTGAGCCAACAATTGTACAGCAATTTGTAAATCCGTTTTCGGGAATCACCTCGGCATTTAATTTTAATCAGCTGAATCAAACCTATACTTCGCAAAATTGGAATGCCGAATATACGGGAACAAATAGTGGCGCAACAAGCTCTTCAGGCCCTGTTCAATTACTGGTCCAGATTTTAAGCCAGCTCAAAGGCAATGCAGCAAGAACAAATTTATATAACGAAGCCAGAATCTGGAAAGCCTACCAATTTATGATGCTGGTAGACAGTTACGGAAACGTACCCTACAGTGAAGCCGGACAAGCCTATTTATCAAATGTGCTTACCCCTAAATATGATAATCAGGCAGCGATTTACACCGACCTGATTAAAGAAGTTACTGAGGCAACGGCAGCTTTAGATCCGGCAAAGGATATCGTAAAGGCTGATGTGTTTTACGGTGGCAATATCGCCCAATGGAAAAGATTAGGTTATTCCTTATTACTTCGATTGGGCATGAGGTATAGTAAACTAGATCCGGTAAAAGCGCAGGCTATTGTACAAGCTGCCGTAACTGGTGGTGTAATGACATCAAATGCCGACAACTGTTATCTGAAATACAATACCACTTACGTGAATCCCGTGAGCCAGACGATTACTGCGATAGCGAATACTTATTATTTAGCGGCTCCCTTTGTAGATCAACTCAAAAACAGTGGCGATCCGCGATTGAAGTTTATATCCGGCAAATATGCTAACCCATTAGCGGCACCTACAAGCGTACCAGATACCGTATCTGCAAATCAGTTCGGACTTCCTGTAGGCTATAGCAGTGCTACTTTATCAACTGCTCCTGGATTTAGAGGTGCTAACGGCTCGGGTTTTAATTATTCGCAGGTTAATTATAGTATTTTCGGTAGTTTAACCGCTCCGCAATTTTTTATCACTCACGCTCAAACGCAATTGTTGCTGGCAGAGGCCGCTTTTAGAGGCTGGGTACCGGGTGGTAGTACACCTGATGTTTATTATGCTAATGGTATACGTGCAGCAATGGACCAATGGACAACCTATAACGCGGCAGCCATTATTCCTTTAGCTACGCAAAATGCATTTATTAATCATCCCGTTAACGCTTATACAGCGGCAAATGCCCTCAACCTCATTAATACGCAATATTGGGTGGCTTCCTGGGGTAATGGTACCGAGGCATTTGCTAACTTCAGGAGGAGCGGTTTTCCAGCCTTATCGCCCAATACCATCGCAGGACAAAATATAACCGGTGGTTTTGTTCGCCGCTTTGTTTATCCAACGCTTGAGCTTTCTGCAAATGCAACGAATTACCAGGCAGCGGTTGCAGACAATGGCGGGCCGGATAATATGGATACACGGGTTTTTTGGGATAAATAG
- a CDS encoding putative dehydrogenase (product_source=COG0673; cath_funfam=3.40.50.720; cog=COG0673; pfam=PF01408,PF19051; superfamily=51735): protein MLNRRNFLNYAATAVGTTALLSALDNPAYALFSKTFGANDQINIGVIGIKGMGWSDLKAALKVPGVNLIALCDSDANVLDERMAELKSMNVDSAKVKRYKDYRALLDNKDVDAVIIGTPDHWHALMMIHAVQAGKDVYVEKPVGNSIVECSTMVRAQEKYNKVVQAGQWQRSQQHFKDAVDFVKSGQLGNIRTVKVWCYQGWMKPAPIVPDTLPPAGVDYAMWLGPANKRAFNASRYHFNFRWFWDYAGGLMTDWGVHLLDYGLLGMNSPVPKTISALGGRFAYPDLYEETPDTLTTLYEFDKFNMVWDSAMGIDNGSYNRNHGIAYIGNNGTLILNRQGWEVIEEKVSGNKVSKPFVKSSDNGLDNHMVNFFSVVRSRKKEELNCSIHDAAHVATVAQMGNLAFRSGQKLSWDHAKHQFTDQKVNDKYLLAQYHNGYSLPKV from the coding sequence ATGTTAAACCGTAGAAATTTCCTTAACTACGCTGCAACTGCAGTAGGAACCACTGCCCTGCTTTCTGCTTTAGACAATCCTGCCTATGCCCTTTTCAGTAAGACTTTTGGCGCAAACGACCAGATCAACATTGGTGTAATCGGAATCAAAGGCATGGGATGGTCCGACCTCAAAGCGGCCCTAAAAGTACCGGGCGTAAACCTGATCGCCCTGTGCGACAGTGATGCGAATGTGCTTGATGAAAGGATGGCCGAATTAAAGTCGATGAATGTTGACTCAGCAAAAGTAAAAAGATATAAAGATTATCGTGCGCTGCTCGATAATAAAGATGTCGACGCCGTAATTATCGGCACACCCGATCACTGGCATGCCCTAATGATGATTCATGCCGTACAGGCAGGTAAAGATGTATATGTCGAAAAGCCGGTCGGCAACTCTATTGTCGAATGCAGTACCATGGTCAGAGCGCAGGAAAAATACAATAAGGTGGTACAGGCAGGTCAATGGCAGCGCAGTCAGCAACATTTTAAAGATGCTGTCGATTTCGTAAAGAGCGGCCAGTTAGGAAATATCAGAACAGTAAAAGTATGGTGTTACCAGGGCTGGATGAAACCTGCTCCCATAGTACCAGATACCTTACCCCCTGCAGGCGTTGATTATGCCATGTGGCTTGGGCCGGCCAATAAAAGAGCATTCAATGCCAGCAGATATCACTTCAATTTCCGCTGGTTCTGGGATTATGCCGGTGGCTTAATGACCGACTGGGGCGTGCATTTATTGGATTATGGCTTGCTGGGTATGAATTCGCCTGTACCAAAAACCATATCTGCATTGGGTGGCCGCTTCGCCTATCCCGATCTGTATGAAGAAACGCCTGATACGCTGACTACCTTATATGAGTTTGACAAGTTTAACATGGTATGGGATTCTGCCATGGGCATTGATAACGGCTCTTATAACCGCAACCATGGCATTGCCTATATCGGTAACAACGGCACGCTGATCCTCAACAGGCAAGGCTGGGAAGTTATTGAGGAAAAGGTAAGCGGCAATAAAGTGAGCAAGCCCTTTGTCAAATCTTCAGATAACGGACTGGACAATCATATGGTCAATTTCTTTAGTGTGGTTAGATCCAGAAAAAAAGAAGAACTGAATTGTTCTATACACGATGCTGCACATGTAGCTACCGTTGCCCAAATGGGAAATCTTGCCTTCAGAAGCGGACAAAAATTATCATGGGACCATGCCAAACATCAGTTTACAGATCAGAAGGTAAACGATAAATACCTATTGGCCCAGTATCACAACGGCTACAGCTTACCCAAAGTTTAA
- a CDS encoding hypothetical protein (product_source=Hypo-rule applied; cath_funfam=2.60.120.10; transmembrane_helix_parts=Outside_1_3,TMhelix_4_23,Inside_24_121), producing the protein MKRTISTISLGIIGILMLASFNISKKSEYDIADLYQSTDLNANTKALTEDGVKEVSVLLTPIKLDVGKYVVSLTKKGKDLYKVDGKNIYIETKYCYEYATGEEVVLKIESTYGYSKGKVIF; encoded by the coding sequence ATGAAACGAACCATCTCAACAATCTCCTTAGGCATAATTGGAATTCTAATGCTAGCATCCTTTAATATCTCAAAAAAATCAGAGTATGACATTGCAGATTTATATCAATCGACCGACTTAAATGCTAATACAAAAGCCCTCACCGAAGACGGCGTGAAAGAAGTGAGTGTATTGTTAACTCCTATCAAATTAGATGTTGGAAAATATGTGGTTTCGCTAACAAAAAAAGGCAAAGACCTTTATAAAGTTGATGGTAAAAACATCTACATAGAAACAAAATACTGTTATGAATATGCTACAGGCGAAGAAGTTGTTTTGAAAATAGAATCTACTTATGGTTACTCAAAGGGCAAAGTAATTTTTTGA